A region of Corynebacterium glucuronolyticum DSM 44120 DNA encodes the following proteins:
- the galE gene encoding UDP-glucose 4-epimerase GalE — MKLVVTGGAGYVGSVCTAVLIEAGHDVTIVDNFSTGNRDAVHPDAHLVEGDVRDVIDDVLSADSYDGVLHFAARSLVGESVEKPAEYWNHNMVTTLTLLDAMVAHDVSSLVFSSTAATYGEPETVPITEDFPTQPTNPYGATKLAIDYAISSYCTAYGLAATSLRYFNVAGAYGSIGENREIETHLIPLILQVPLGARKDIKIFGDNWPTKDGTCVRDYIHIRDLADAHVLALTSNQPSTHRIYNLGSGDGYSVKEVIEACREVTGHPIPAEVAPRRAGDPAVLVASSEKIKQELGWNPTRTTLHNIVQDAWEFTKNADMHFLRK; from the coding sequence ATGAAACTCGTTGTCACGGGAGGCGCAGGCTACGTCGGTAGTGTGTGCACGGCAGTCCTTATTGAAGCAGGCCACGATGTCACCATCGTAGACAACTTCTCTACTGGTAACCGCGATGCCGTCCATCCCGATGCTCATCTTGTTGAAGGCGACGTACGAGATGTCATCGATGATGTCCTCTCCGCCGATTCCTACGACGGCGTGCTCCATTTCGCCGCCCGGTCCCTCGTTGGTGAATCTGTGGAAAAGCCGGCCGAATACTGGAACCACAACATGGTCACGACGCTCACACTGCTTGACGCGATGGTCGCACACGATGTTTCCAGCCTCGTCTTTTCTTCAACCGCCGCCACGTACGGCGAGCCGGAAACAGTCCCGATCACAGAGGATTTCCCCACACAGCCAACGAACCCATACGGGGCCACGAAGCTGGCCATCGACTACGCAATTTCCTCCTACTGCACTGCCTATGGGCTGGCCGCAACGAGTCTCCGCTACTTCAACGTTGCAGGTGCCTACGGTTCCATCGGCGAGAATCGTGAGATTGAAACCCACCTGATCCCGCTGATCCTGCAGGTTCCCCTCGGAGCCCGCAAGGATATCAAGATTTTCGGTGATAACTGGCCGACAAAGGACGGTACCTGCGTCCGCGATTACATTCACATCCGCGATCTCGCTGATGCCCATGTCCTTGCTCTAACGTCAAACCAGCCGTCCACACACCGGATTTATAACCTCGGCTCTGGCGACGGGTACTCAGTCAAGGAGGTTATTGAGGCGTGCCGGGAAGTCACCGGGCACCCTATTCCCGCCGAAGTCGCTCCCCGGCGCGCAGGTGACCCCGCTGTACTTGTCGCTAGCTCGGAAAAAATCAAGCAGGAACTGGGCTGGAACCCGACCCGCACTACCCTGCACAACATTGTGCAGGATGCCTGGGAGTTCACCAAGAACGCAGACATGCATTTCCTCCGTAAGTAG
- a CDS encoding metal-dependent transcriptional regulator, whose translation MKELVDTTEMYLRTIFELEEEGVPPLRARIVERLEQSGPTVSQTVARMERDGLLVVEANRRLTLTEEGRERATAVMRKHRLAERLLSEVIGLDINKVHDEACRWEHVMSDDVENLLTTVLSTTKVSPFGNPIPGLDELDAHADTEKPAKLGTRIVDLPPEEEVNGTLAQLHEIVQINEGVFRNFCEAGLRPGSPLTAINHGAWGEIIANGSSFSLPEDIVHAVRIYPAED comes from the coding sequence GTGAAGGAACTTGTCGATACAACGGAAATGTATCTGCGGACTATCTTCGAGCTCGAAGAGGAGGGTGTTCCCCCGCTTCGTGCTCGTATCGTGGAACGTCTCGAACAGTCTGGCCCCACTGTTAGCCAGACGGTTGCCCGCATGGAGCGCGATGGCCTCCTCGTCGTGGAGGCGAATCGACGCCTCACATTGACTGAGGAGGGCCGCGAGCGAGCTACAGCTGTCATGCGCAAACACCGCCTTGCGGAGCGCCTTTTGTCCGAAGTTATTGGGCTGGACATTAACAAGGTTCATGACGAAGCGTGTCGTTGGGAACATGTAATGAGCGATGATGTCGAAAACCTCCTGACTACTGTGCTCTCCACAACAAAGGTGTCCCCCTTTGGTAACCCCATCCCTGGTCTAGACGAACTCGATGCCCACGCGGACACTGAAAAACCCGCCAAACTGGGAACCCGTATCGTGGATCTCCCTCCAGAGGAAGAGGTCAACGGTACGCTTGCTCAGTTACACGAGATTGTCCAGATAAATGAGGGTGTTTTCCGCAATTTCTGCGAGGCTGGCCTTCGGCCAGGAAGCCCGCTTACCGCAATCAATCATGGAGCATGGGGCGAAATCATCGCTAACGGGTCCAGCTTTTCCCTCCCCGAGGACATAGTTCACGCGGTGAGGATATACCCAGCAGAAGACTAA
- a CDS encoding PAC2 family protein has protein sequence MADKERSMYELEYPAPEVSGAHESTVTMIVALQGYADAGHAVEAAADHLLAALDNRLVASFNNDELIDYRSRRPTVTLRDSHIDRVDKLELGLRVLRDVEGHPFLLLSGPEPDLRWDGFSQAVADLAEKYGVDKTICLYSAPMAVPHTRPMVVSAHGNFPALKNKHIFFDSIVHLPGSAQLTIESVLQRRGKKTGGYTAMVPNYVSGSFYPEATLNLLRAVEDIANVKLPLHVLERDAEKVEEQLYQQTAENGEIQQVVGLLEQQYDERLAEFQEAHPGMALPGEAAIPTSEELGEEFERFLASVSDRETPPQPGALPPRASENTQEPSAQRTDAPGTTDPREALRSFTEETAVYPEHHERKTDEDRETEEGVDKPEGSPSADDETDDHQ, from the coding sequence ATGGCCGATAAAGAACGCTCCATGTACGAGCTTGAATATCCAGCACCGGAGGTGTCCGGCGCACACGAATCCACTGTCACAATGATTGTCGCTCTTCAAGGCTATGCCGATGCCGGGCATGCTGTGGAAGCCGCTGCAGACCACCTGCTCGCCGCACTCGACAATCGACTCGTCGCATCCTTCAACAACGACGAGCTCATCGATTATCGTTCTCGGCGACCAACTGTCACCTTGCGGGACTCGCACATCGACCGAGTAGACAAGCTTGAATTGGGTCTCCGCGTCCTGCGGGATGTCGAAGGACACCCGTTCCTGCTCCTGTCTGGTCCCGAGCCGGATCTTAGGTGGGACGGCTTCTCCCAGGCCGTCGCAGATCTGGCGGAGAAGTACGGAGTAGACAAAACGATCTGCCTATACTCAGCTCCCATGGCGGTTCCGCACACGCGGCCGATGGTCGTATCCGCACACGGCAATTTCCCAGCGTTGAAGAACAAACACATCTTCTTTGACTCCATCGTCCACCTGCCCGGTTCTGCGCAGTTGACGATCGAATCTGTGCTGCAAAGGCGCGGAAAGAAAACGGGTGGGTACACAGCAATGGTGCCGAACTACGTTTCCGGTTCCTTTTACCCCGAGGCAACCCTCAACCTCCTCCGTGCCGTAGAGGACATCGCGAACGTGAAGCTCCCCCTCCACGTCCTGGAGAGGGACGCAGAAAAGGTGGAAGAACAGCTGTACCAGCAGACCGCCGAGAACGGGGAGATTCAACAAGTAGTTGGACTTCTCGAGCAACAGTACGACGAGCGGTTAGCGGAATTCCAAGAAGCACACCCGGGCATGGCACTGCCGGGCGAAGCCGCAATCCCAACCTCGGAAGAGCTCGGTGAGGAGTTTGAACGATTCCTCGCTTCCGTGTCCGATCGGGAAACTCCGCCACAGCCCGGCGCGCTTCCGCCCCGTGCCTCTGAAAACACGCAGGAGCCGTCAGCACAGAGGACCGATGCCCCGGGCACAACCGACCCACGGGAAGCACTGCGCTCTTTCACCGAGGAAACGGCTGTTTATCCGGAGCACCACGAACGAAAAACGGACGAGGATAGGGAGACCGAGGAGGGCGTCGACAAGCCAGAAGGCTCTCCCTCTGCCGACGACGAGACTGACGACCACCAGTAG
- a CDS encoding DUF4192 domain-containing protein, with protein sequence MTKNVLGTPAQIFANIPGLLGFFPEESVVFLNFTATTAGTKVRLSLDFASRADITDWRSIDHACDIIAQHKPDSVWALVIAKKTDPFIIDETLDEIVQKAGETNFPLAAIWVTEEIATGTPYFLAGTLTGEDGTSVIPDTGVWEHGTICDVATAVSTKQMVGEGNLPELTRSDVLARFAHGNPYVTLSSSKQKKLTQKARTLVGDIRLGGSSYEVRNLFVDCLDAARDAESETALLKAKDALLSMITLMSDKLTRDLILDIAIERAEDARMLCLAVAKTATGFARHNALCVYVLASIAADAMTHNFAAVEVILKEDPQHVLAQCIGQACMHGIHSELLEACLEGTHELLSDIDGIDDDDDYDDEDEDDDFEEFPYTLYGESAIGGEHPPVKDDESVRSENGGTESTECVGNDTDVAVDTCADGKVRKAS encoded by the coding sequence ATGACAAAAAATGTTCTCGGCACACCAGCCCAAATTTTCGCAAATATTCCCGGTCTCCTGGGATTCTTTCCTGAGGAGTCCGTGGTTTTTCTCAACTTCACAGCAACGACAGCAGGCACGAAAGTCCGTCTGTCCCTCGATTTTGCATCCCGCGCCGACATCACAGATTGGCGCTCGATTGACCACGCTTGTGACATCATCGCACAGCACAAACCAGATTCCGTTTGGGCGTTGGTTATCGCCAAAAAGACCGATCCTTTCATCATTGATGAGACCTTGGATGAGATCGTCCAAAAGGCAGGTGAAACAAACTTCCCTCTGGCTGCAATCTGGGTAACAGAGGAGATCGCGACAGGAACTCCGTACTTCCTCGCCGGCACCCTGACAGGCGAGGATGGCACAAGTGTCATCCCCGATACCGGTGTCTGGGAGCACGGAACAATCTGTGATGTGGCGACTGCAGTCTCGACAAAGCAGATGGTGGGCGAGGGGAATCTTCCAGAGCTCACCCGGTCCGATGTCCTTGCTCGTTTCGCCCATGGGAACCCGTATGTGACGCTTTCCTCGTCGAAGCAAAAGAAGTTGACGCAGAAAGCACGTACGCTTGTAGGCGACATTCGCTTGGGCGGAAGCTCGTATGAGGTTCGCAACCTGTTTGTTGACTGTCTCGATGCTGCACGTGACGCGGAGTCGGAAACCGCTCTATTGAAAGCGAAGGATGCTCTTCTTTCGATGATTACGCTGATGAGCGACAAACTCACACGCGATCTCATCCTGGACATTGCTATCGAGCGAGCTGAGGACGCGCGCATGTTGTGCCTCGCGGTGGCAAAAACCGCGACAGGATTCGCAAGGCACAACGCGCTGTGCGTTTACGTGCTTGCAAGCATCGCGGCAGATGCAATGACCCATAACTTCGCCGCAGTCGAGGTAATCCTGAAGGAAGACCCGCAGCATGTACTGGCGCAGTGCATCGGCCAAGCGTGCATGCATGGGATTCATAGTGAGCTCCTGGAAGCCTGCCTCGAAGGAACCCACGAACTGCTGTCCGATATCGATGGCATCGACGACGATGACGACTATGACGATGAGGACGAGGACGATGACTTTGAGGAATTTCCGTACACCCTCTATGGAGAGAGCGCCATCGGTGGTGAACACCCTCCCGTGAAGGACGATGAGAGCGTCCGCTCTGAAAACGGGGGTACAGAGTCAACCGAGTGCGTGGGAAATGACACGGACGTTGCCGTCGACACGTGTGCGGATGGCAAGGTCAGAAAAGCAAGCTAG